DNA from Roseomonas gilardii subsp. gilardii:
CTCCTTCATCGGGCTGCGCACCGTCCTGCCGGCGGCGCTCGGCCTCGCGGCGCCGGGCGCCTGGGCTGCCGCGCTGATCAAGCCGCAGTTCGAGGCGGGGCCGGATGCCGTGGGCAAGGGCGGCGTGGTGCGCGACCCGAACGTGCATCGCAGGGTCTGCGGCATGATCCGGGACTGGTGGGCGGGGCTGGAGGGCTGGTCGGTCCTCGGGGTGACGGAAAGTCCGATCACGGGCCCCGAAGGGAACAAGGAATTCCTGATCGCCGCCCGGCGGAACGGGAAGTCCTGACACCGTCCGCCATCGTGGGGCATCCAGGTGGGGAAGGGCGCTGCCTTCCGCGTATCAGGCGGGGGTACCGGCGGAAATGGCTGGGGTGGCGGTCATGGCGTGGCCGCCACTGCCTGCGGAAGTCACCTGGGCACGGAGCTGGGCAAGAAGATTCCAGACGCGATCCGGATCCATTTTGATCTCGGGATCGTTAATGAGACGATCCAACTCCTCGAGTGCGTTCTCGAGCTCGCTATCGGTCATCCGACCTTCCCCGAATTTTGCACTGCAACAGGCCAAGAATGCCCCTCGGGGCAACGGCCTGCAACAATAACATTCATAAAGTCTCAAGGTTTTCCGGATCAGGGCGCGCCGGAGATCAACCGCACGATTCAACCGATGGTAGCAAAGCCGGATTCCGGCCCTGCGGGTGGGAGGGATGGCGGAAGCGCAA
Protein-coding regions in this window:
- a CDS encoding peptide chain release factor 1, with amino-acid sequence MTDSELENALEELDRLINDPEIKMDPDRVWNLLAQLRAQVTSAGSGGHAMTATPAISAGTPA